The Nonlabens spongiae genome contains a region encoding:
- a CDS encoding ABC transporter ATP-binding protein, with protein sequence MKELKKLNRLFKKYKWQLLGGILVTILSRLLSLVLPKYVGKIINLLNDYDSGVIKDTEYLKSELLWSIGIILGATLLAAILTFVMRQLIIVVSRHLEYDLKNIVYQQYQRLSLAFYKQNRTGDLMNRISEDVSKVRMYMGPSIMYGINMITLFAVVIPQMYLTAPTLALYTIIPLPILSVAIYVISREINKRATLVQEYLSYLNTISQEAFSGIAVIKAYNLAPTMYNQFTEVANDSKDKNIDLARVQALFFPLMVLLIGLSNIMVIYIGGRQVIDGVIEVGTIPEFLIYVNMLTWPVAIVGWVTNMIQQAEASQKRINQFLDIEPEIQNNTEQHHPVEGDIEFQNVSFTYPDTNIEALKKVSFKVASGKTLAILGKTGSGKSTVLELIGRLYDVTYGAIKIDQRNIQQTNLDDLRQAIGYVPQDAFLFSDTIGNNIAFGTAEATQEEIETAAKNAVVHQNIIQFTNKYETVLGERGITLSGGQKQRVSIARAIIKKPKILLLDDCLSAVDTETEEQILKNLKELTKNTTTVLVSHRVSSAKNADHIIVLEDGKIFEEGTHHELLAKKGYYSELYENQMLEES encoded by the coding sequence ATGAAAGAACTCAAAAAGCTTAACAGGCTCTTTAAAAAATATAAATGGCAATTATTGGGAGGAATTCTAGTCACCATTCTCTCCAGATTATTATCCCTTGTTTTACCTAAGTACGTTGGTAAAATCATCAACCTCCTCAATGATTATGACAGCGGTGTTATTAAGGATACAGAATATCTCAAATCTGAACTTTTATGGAGCATCGGCATAATTCTCGGTGCAACATTACTAGCGGCAATCCTGACTTTTGTAATGAGACAACTTATTATCGTTGTCTCCAGGCATCTCGAATACGATCTCAAAAATATTGTTTATCAACAATACCAGCGCTTATCCCTAGCCTTTTACAAACAAAACCGTACGGGAGATTTGATGAATCGCATCAGTGAGGATGTATCCAAAGTACGCATGTATATGGGACCTTCCATTATGTATGGAATAAACATGATCACATTATTTGCCGTAGTTATTCCGCAGATGTACTTAACGGCTCCCACCCTAGCTCTTTACACGATTATCCCGCTTCCTATTCTTTCTGTTGCTATATACGTCATAAGTCGTGAGATTAATAAACGTGCAACTTTAGTTCAAGAATACCTATCCTATCTCAATACCATTTCGCAGGAGGCTTTTAGTGGTATTGCCGTGATCAAAGCCTACAACCTCGCTCCTACCATGTACAATCAATTCACAGAGGTGGCAAATGACAGCAAGGATAAAAATATAGACCTTGCGAGAGTTCAAGCGCTCTTTTTCCCGCTCATGGTTTTGCTCATAGGTTTGAGTAACATCATGGTAATTTACATAGGAGGACGTCAGGTCATCGATGGTGTGATCGAAGTAGGAACGATACCTGAGTTTTTGATTTACGTAAATATGCTAACCTGGCCGGTAGCGATTGTAGGATGGGTGACTAACATGATACAGCAAGCTGAGGCGTCTCAAAAAAGAATCAATCAGTTTCTCGACATTGAACCAGAAATTCAGAATAATACAGAGCAACATCATCCAGTGGAGGGTGATATTGAATTCCAAAATGTTTCCTTCACTTATCCCGACACAAACATTGAGGCGCTGAAAAAAGTCAGCTTTAAAGTCGCGTCTGGCAAAACACTTGCTATACTCGGTAAAACCGGGAGTGGTAAATCCACCGTTCTGGAATTAATAGGCAGGTTGTATGATGTGACCTATGGAGCGATCAAGATTGACCAGAGAAATATTCAACAAACTAATCTAGATGATCTACGTCAGGCGATAGGTTATGTGCCTCAAGATGCTTTCTTATTTTCAGATACCATAGGAAACAATATTGCCTTCGGAACCGCGGAAGCAACACAAGAGGAAATCGAAACCGCCGCTAAAAATGCAGTAGTTCATCAAAACATCATCCAGTTCACTAATAAATACGAGACCGTTCTCGGCGAGCGCGGGATCACGTTAAGTGGTGGACAAAAACAAAGAGTTTCCATCGCAAGAGCAATCATCAAAAAACCAAAAATTTTACTCTTAGACGATTGTTTGAGCGCCGTAGATACAGAAACGGAAGAGCAGATCTTAAAAAATCTCAAAGAACTGACTAAAAACACGACAACAGTGTTAGTGAGTCATCGTGTGAGCTCGGCTAAGAATGCTGATCACATCATCGTACTGGAAGACGGTAAAATCTTTGAAGAAGGTACGCACCATGAACTTTTAGCCAAAAAAGGCTATTATTCCGAGCTTTACGAGAACCAAATGCTGGAAGAGTCCTAA
- a CDS encoding Glu/Leu/Phe/Val family dehydrogenase, producing the protein MSTTYSSLQQVLHEDPVFGQLSFDGHEQIIFCNDKDTGLKAIIGIHNTVLGPALGGTRMWNYENEWAALNDVLRLSRGMTYKSAITGLNLGGGKAVIIGDAKTQKTPELMRKFGEFVHSLSGKYITAEDVGMATEDMDTVREVTPYVTGISQDKGGAGNPSPITAYGVFMGMKAAAKFKYGSDILEDKRIYVEGIGNVGENLVEYLTQEGADVVIADLNQDRLEQVRDKYGATIYGGDDLYGEQMDIYAPCALGATINDSTIHRIQADIIAGAANNQLANEQKHGAELMKRGIVYAPDFLINAGGIINVYAELEGYDRSEIMRKTENIFTTTVEILNRAKENNVTTYQAAFEIAKARIDARRSELAAI; encoded by the coding sequence ATGTCAACTACCTACAGTTCTTTGCAACAAGTGCTTCATGAAGATCCAGTCTTCGGTCAGCTATCCTTTGATGGTCATGAACAAATAATTTTTTGCAATGACAAAGATACGGGTTTAAAAGCCATAATAGGAATTCACAACACGGTACTGGGACCAGCTTTAGGGGGTACTCGCATGTGGAATTACGAGAATGAATGGGCTGCGTTAAATGACGTGCTAAGGTTGTCAAGAGGGATGACCTATAAAAGTGCTATCACAGGACTTAATTTAGGTGGAGGCAAGGCTGTGATTATAGGTGATGCAAAAACTCAGAAGACACCTGAGTTGATGCGTAAATTTGGTGAGTTTGTGCACTCATTAAGCGGTAAATACATTACTGCTGAGGATGTAGGTATGGCAACTGAGGACATGGATACCGTACGTGAAGTCACTCCTTACGTAACAGGTATTTCTCAAGATAAAGGTGGAGCTGGAAACCCTTCTCCCATCACTGCTTACGGAGTGTTTATGGGTATGAAAGCTGCTGCAAAGTTCAAGTATGGATCTGACATTCTTGAAGATAAACGTATCTATGTGGAGGGCATAGGTAATGTAGGTGAGAACCTGGTGGAATACTTGACCCAAGAAGGTGCAGACGTTGTCATCGCAGACCTCAATCAAGATCGCTTGGAACAGGTGAGAGATAAGTACGGCGCTACTATTTACGGTGGTGATGATCTCTATGGCGAGCAAATGGATATTTACGCTCCATGCGCTCTGGGAGCTACGATCAACGACAGTACAATCCATCGCATTCAAGCAGATATCATCGCTGGTGCGGCAAATAATCAGCTGGCAAACGAGCAAAAGCACGGAGCTGAATTGATGAAAAGAGGCATCGTGTATGCACCTGATTTCCTAATCAACGCTGGAGGTATTATCAACGTTTATGCAGAGCTTGAGGGTTATGATCGTTCTGAGATCATGAGAAAGACTGAAAACATTTTTACCACCACGGTTGAGATCCTGAATCGTGCCAAGGAAAACAATGTTACGACATATCAGGCAGCTTTTGAAATCGCAAAGGCACGCATTGATGCCCGTCGCAGTGAATTAGCGGCCATATAA
- a CDS encoding transcription antitermination protein NusB, producing the protein MLTRRQLRIKVMQTIFYFQRQQNDDLRDREKFLNQSMTQTYVLFLYMSQLLVKIHELAVERQKNVAKKLLASEEERTAPAFFAENIVLNKLRESQALVDALEQRKLDPWELDSKYVSNLYEKIIASPAYVMYTSVPESSYKKDLKFVIDIYQDIIAPSDEILDYLEDKNITWVDDYPLVNTAMLMFLRRIKASKDVKLPELVKETDDIKFTMELFRKTVLNQDELLERLEKRTPNWDKERIAPIDKVLIIMAQSEFLYFPSIPVKVSLNEYLEIAKDYSTPKSSTFINGILDSLLKDFEKNDQINKIGRGLM; encoded by the coding sequence ATGCTTACCCGTCGCCAGTTGCGTATCAAAGTCATGCAGACCATTTTCTACTTTCAGCGTCAGCAGAATGATGATCTGAGAGATCGGGAAAAATTCTTGAATCAGAGCATGACCCAGACATATGTGCTATTTCTCTACATGTCTCAATTGCTGGTAAAGATTCATGAACTTGCCGTAGAACGCCAGAAGAATGTGGCTAAAAAACTACTAGCTTCTGAAGAAGAGCGTACGGCTCCTGCTTTTTTTGCTGAGAATATCGTTCTCAATAAACTTAGGGAAAGTCAGGCTCTGGTTGATGCTCTCGAGCAACGTAAGCTCGATCCGTGGGAACTGGACTCAAAATATGTGTCTAACCTCTATGAGAAAATTATAGCTAGTCCTGCTTATGTGATGTACACGAGTGTGCCAGAGAGTAGTTACAAAAAGGACCTAAAATTTGTGATCGATATCTACCAAGATATCATCGCACCCAGCGATGAGATTCTTGACTATCTTGAGGATAAGAATATTACTTGGGTGGACGATTATCCATTAGTCAATACCGCCATGTTAATGTTTTTGAGGCGTATTAAAGCTTCAAAGGATGTGAAATTACCAGAGCTTGTAAAAGAAACTGATGACATTAAGTTTACGATGGAATTGTTTAGAAAAACAGTCCTCAATCAAGATGAGCTTCTTGAACGACTTGAAAAAAGAACGCCTAACTGGGATAAGGAGCGTATCGCTCCTATTGACAAAGTTCTTATCATTATGGCCCAGTCAGAATTTTTGTATTTCCCGAGTATACCGGTTAAAGTGTCTTTAAATGAATACTTAGAAATCGCAAAGGATTACAGCACGCCCAAGAGTAGCACATTCATAAATGGTATACTGGATAGTCTATTAAAAGACTTTGAGAAAAATGATCAAATCAATAAAATAGGTCGTGGCTTAATGTAG
- a CDS encoding DUF1573 domain-containing protein has product MKKAILMVAAVAAMAFTSCNEKANAKIDEANLTAAAADKEASEVFPVMSFDETEYDFGTVDEGTVVEHEFSFTNTGKAPLIVVDAKSSCGCTVPTWSKEPIAPGEKGSMMVRFNTNGKPNAQTKAITVTANTEKGTESVRIKGMVTPKKKAAQPNA; this is encoded by the coding sequence ATGAAAAAAGCAATCTTGATGGTAGCCGCAGTGGCTGCAATGGCTTTCACAAGCTGTAATGAAAAGGCAAATGCTAAAATCGATGAAGCAAATCTTACCGCAGCAGCGGCTGACAAGGAAGCTTCTGAAGTTTTTCCAGTAATGTCATTTGATGAGACTGAGTATGATTTTGGTACTGTGGATGAAGGTACAGTTGTAGAGCACGAGTTTTCTTTTACAAACACGGGTAAAGCTCCACTTATCGTAGTAGATGCAAAATCTTCTTGTGGTTGTACGGTTCCTACTTGGTCTAAAGAGCCTATCGCTCCAGGCGAAAAAGGAAGCATGATGGTACGTTTCAATACAAACGGTAAGCCTAATGCTCAAACTAAAGCCATTACCGTTACTGCAAATACTGAAAAAGGTACTGAGTCAGTAAGAATCAAGGGTATGGTAACGCCTAAGAAAAAGGCTGCACAGCCTAACGCATAA
- the yajC gene encoding preprotein translocase subunit YajC, translated as MDISQLANFLPYVLVIAIFYFLILRPQAKRRKEEKLFTESLKVGDRVITTSGIHGKVNQINESKGTVMIETNAGKLLFERSAISQELTKKLTEPESSK; from the coding sequence ATGGATATAAGTCAGTTAGCAAATTTTTTGCCCTACGTATTAGTAATTGCGATCTTTTATTTTTTGATCCTCAGACCGCAGGCAAAAAGACGCAAAGAAGAAAAGCTCTTTACTGAATCCCTTAAAGTAGGTGACCGCGTCATAACCACTAGTGGTATCCATGGCAAAGTAAACCAAATTAATGAGTCAAAGGGTACAGTGATGATTGAGACTAATGCTGGTAAGCTGCTTTTTGAGAGGTCTGCAATTTCTCAAGAGCTTACTAAAAAGCTAACCGAGCCTGAGAGTAGTAAATAG
- a CDS encoding YncE family protein produces the protein MKKKIFALALFAAVMGFTSCSDDDEVVDGSFDRSELYATSNGSGNITIYDFSDSDEVEVTTLTTSSNDNEGIQYNPSTDELYFNSRSDFSLYRIGDVEDQIDGLSGAAINEVQGSIDFDSPRALAISGNTIVVSDEGDDTLFVYDRTDTGVSLRNEFDVDFELWGIEFVGNDLYAVVDQTNDIAIFNNFLSNSTNGNLEPTKRITIEGLVRTHGIAYSADDNVMILTDIGDAGSDSDGGLHIISDPLTKINAVTDGGTLAVANNQVRVAGAATLLGNPVDVTYDDETETIFVAEKANGGGRILGFNVAASGNEAPVINNALPGASSVDFYSED, from the coding sequence ATGAAAAAGAAAATTTTTGCTTTAGCCCTATTCGCTGCTGTGATGGGATTTACCTCATGTAGTGATGATGATGAAGTGGTAGATGGAAGTTTTGATAGATCTGAGCTTTATGCTACTAGCAATGGATCTGGGAACATTACCATTTATGATTTTAGTGATAGTGATGAGGTAGAAGTAACTACATTGACCACAAGTTCAAATGATAATGAAGGGATTCAATATAATCCTTCAACTGATGAGCTTTATTTCAATAGTCGTAGTGACTTCAGTCTTTACAGAATAGGCGACGTAGAGGATCAGATTGATGGTCTTAGCGGTGCAGCGATCAATGAAGTACAGGGATCGATTGATTTTGACAGTCCCAGAGCTTTGGCGATCTCAGGAAATACTATCGTAGTTTCTGATGAAGGTGACGACACCTTATTTGTCTATGATAGAACAGATACCGGAGTTTCTCTGAGAAACGAGTTTGATGTCGACTTTGAACTTTGGGGGATTGAGTTTGTAGGCAATGATTTGTATGCCGTTGTGGATCAGACTAATGATATTGCTATTTTCAATAACTTCTTGAGCAATTCAACAAACGGTAATCTAGAGCCTACTAAAAGAATTACAATTGAAGGACTGGTAAGAACCCACGGTATAGCATACAGTGCCGATGATAATGTTATGATTTTGACAGATATAGGTGATGCGGGTAGTGACAGCGATGGTGGTTTACACATTATTTCTGATCCTTTGACTAAAATTAACGCAGTGACAGATGGTGGCACCCTTGCGGTTGCAAATAATCAAGTGCGAGTTGCTGGTGCGGCCACGTTGTTAGGTAATCCGGTAGATGTAACTTATGATGATGAGACAGAAACCATTTTTGTTGCTGAAAAAGCAAATGGTGGCGGGCGTATTCTTGGATTCAATGTAGCAGCGAGCGGCAACGAAGCTCCCGTGATTAATAACGCATTGCCTGGTGCGAGTTCAGTTGATTTTTACAGTGAAGATTAA